One part of the Lepeophtheirus salmonis chromosome 14, UVic_Lsal_1.4, whole genome shotgun sequence genome encodes these proteins:
- the LOC139907223 gene encoding zinc finger MYM-type protein 1-like: MSNTEQFSLSLGYLTSEGIKKESFLKFVKVTQTDGKYLFEKLHEAVKDLGLNPARTVSLAADGASNISGIKKGLAARWKEAAPLCVYIHCYAHVLNLVVKDLLSDITLLRNTMGTVQILYNFIEGSPKRSAIYKSVKITSKDEEHAKVMTLKNQSATRWSLRYDAVHAVSLGMVRIMKTLIIMRKDKDTLSSSTATSLLNSIFSHEFVFGIELLKTLLRHTSSLSDELQGRKVDLTKARKHVNLVIRTLEDLKNEKIFESIWKLAELKSSEMKLVFDQEDSIDLEFKEAKIPRRIKWKGTTESYFRETHFDVAINKIVLELESRFATDDTNITIVNDSEVETCVIERVAKHYRLELEQLQSDHAIFQQFKADIDTEDMVSSQIAAELISSGVFRLMPELYKVIVILASMPISSCEAERSFSYLRRLKNHMRTTMDQERLSSSTS, translated from the exons atgtcaaacacggagcagttcagtctgtcactgggatatctgacgagtgaaggcatcaagaaagagagcttcctcaagtttgtaaaagttacccagactgacggcaaatatttgtttgagaagcttcacgaggctgtcaaggatctcggccttaaccccgcccgcactgtctccctggccgcagacggtgcctccaacatatccggcatcaagaagggtcttgccgccaggtggaaggaagcagccccactgtgtgtctacatccactgctacgcccatgtcctcaatcttgtagtcaaggatcttctctcagatataaccctgttgagaaatacaatggggacagtacaaattttatacaacttcattgaagggtcaccaaagaggtcagcaatctacaagtcggtgaagataacaagtaaagatgaggagcatgccaaggtgatgaccctgaagaaccagtctgctacccgctggagtctccgctacgatgctgtacacgctgtatctctagggatggtcagaatcatgaagaccctcataataatgagaaaagataaagatacattgtcgagttcaacagcaacttctctgctcaacagcatctttagtcacgaatttgttttcggcattgaactgttgaagacactcctcagacacacatctagcttgtcagatgaacttcaaggcagaaaggttgacctaacaaaggcccggaaacacgtcaacctagtgattaggactcttgaagatcttaagaatgagaaaatctttgaatcaatctggaaacttgctgagttgaagtcgtctgagatgaaattagtatttgaccaggaggactcaattgatttggaattcaaggaggcgaagattccaaggagaataaagtggaaaggaacaactgaatcctacttccgtgaaacacatttcgatgttgcaatcaataagattgtattagagcttgagagcagatttgccaccgacgatacaaacatcacaatcgtcaatgacagtgaagtggagacctgtgtcattgagcgtgtcgccaagcactacagacttgaactcgagcagctccagtcagaccatgcaatcttccagcaattcaag gcagatattgacacagaagacatggtttcgtcacaaattgctgcggagttaataagctcgggagtgttccgcctgatgccggagctatacaaggtgatcgttatcctggcctcaatgcccatcagcagctgtgaggcggagcggtcattctcctatctcagaaggctcaaaaaccacatgaggaccaccatggaccaggagaggctctcctcctcAACCTCTTGA